The following proteins are encoded in a genomic region of Sulfurovum indicum:
- a CDS encoding ATP citrate lyase citrate-binding domain-containing protein: MAQKAIREYDAKSILARHWDVYFPNFNYPYQTVLVQTGDELREAAKTTHPWLNEKALVAKPDMLFGKRGKNGLVLFKVDKPGDVTLEDAAKWIDEKRAEKQKVYFSFDGDTPAGEPSEDYLTHFIVEPFTPHDQSEEYYISATVVGDEDVLYMSAEGGMEVEEGWEEKVTEVAFPITATEEEIEAKIRENIPADVKEEDKEAFAEFAIGFFKAYRELNFAYLEINPFVLQGSNVELLDMVAKLDDTAGFMMVDHWGDIEYPTAFGMEAKSPEVEAIEEADAKTGASLKLTLLKPEARIWTMVAGGGASVVYADTIADFAGIEDLANYGEYSGGPTTGETKFYAETILDLMTREKDAKGRDKILIIGGAIANFTDVAKTFTGIIQAFEEYAEKMKEVGIRVYVRRGGPNYEKGLKDIKEAADRLEIPIEVYGPETHVTDIVRMALEEK; the protein is encoded by the coding sequence ATGGCTCAAAAAGCGATTAGAGAGTACGATGCCAAGTCTATCTTGGCAAGACATTGGGATGTTTACTTTCCAAATTTTAATTACCCTTACCAAACGGTATTGGTACAGACTGGTGATGAACTGAGAGAGGCTGCAAAGACAACACATCCATGGTTGAATGAGAAAGCGCTTGTTGCAAAGCCAGATATGCTTTTTGGTAAAAGAGGAAAGAACGGTCTTGTACTTTTCAAAGTAGACAAGCCTGGTGATGTGACACTGGAAGATGCTGCAAAGTGGATCGATGAGAAGAGAGCTGAGAAACAGAAAGTATACTTCTCATTTGACGGTGACACTCCTGCAGGTGAGCCTTCAGAAGATTACCTGACACATTTTATCGTAGAGCCGTTCACTCCGCATGACCAGAGTGAAGAGTACTATATCTCTGCAACAGTTGTAGGTGATGAAGATGTACTTTATATGTCTGCCGAAGGTGGTATGGAAGTTGAAGAGGGATGGGAAGAGAAAGTGACTGAAGTAGCCTTCCCTATCACTGCAACAGAAGAAGAGATTGAAGCGAAGATCAGAGAAAATATCCCGGCTGATGTAAAAGAAGAAGATAAAGAGGCATTTGCCGAGTTTGCTATTGGGTTCTTCAAAGCATACAGAGAGCTTAACTTCGCATACCTTGAGATAAACCCGTTCGTTCTTCAGGGAAGTAATGTAGAGCTGCTTGATATGGTTGCAAAACTTGATGATACAGCAGGTTTCATGATGGTAGACCACTGGGGTGACATCGAATATCCGACAGCATTCGGTATGGAAGCGAAATCTCCGGAAGTTGAAGCAATTGAAGAGGCAGATGCAAAAACAGGTGCATCTTTGAAGCTGACTCTTCTTAAGCCTGAAGCACGTATCTGGACAATGGTTGCCGGTGGTGGAGCATCAGTTGTATATGCCGATACAATTGCAGACTTTGCCGGTATTGAGGACCTTGCCAACTATGGTGAGTACTCCGGCGGACCAACTACCGGTGAGACCAAGTTCTATGCAGAGACAATTCTTGATCTGATGACAAGAGAAAAAGATGCAAAGGGAAGAGACAAGATCCTCATCATCGGTGGAGCGATCGCGAACTTTACTGATGTCGCCAAAACATTTACAGGGATCATTCAGGCATTTGAAGAGTATGCAGAGAAAATGAAAGAAGTAGGTATAAGAGTCTATGTAAGACGTGGTGGACCTAACTATGAAAAAGGTCTTAAAGATATTAAAGAAGCAGCAGATAGATTAGAGATACCTATCGAAGTATATGGTCCTGAGACTCACGTAACAGATATCGTACGTATGGCACTAGAAGAGAAGTAG